A window of Dissulfurirhabdus thermomarina contains these coding sequences:
- a CDS encoding AI-2E family transporter, with protein MKPFRDWFHRYLSDPQAVILAFLLGLGTVIILTLGRMLAPVLASLVIAYLLQGPVARMERLGLPRLAAVSLVFLLFMAVLVFILLGLLPLLSRQVGQFLHDLPAMIAGGQQALLRLPERYPDFVTEAQLTQLMATLRAEVMGIGQHLLSLSLASVLGLLTLLVYLVLMPLLVFFFLKDKERILAWVTELLPEERGLAAEVWAEMDRQLGNYIRGKVWEILIVWTASTATFAWLGLKFSMLLGLFVGLSVLIPYVGATVMTFPVALIAYSQWGWSADFAWTVAAYLVIQVLDGNLLVPLLLSEVVNLHPVAIIVAILVFGGLWGLWGVFFAIPLATLVHSVIRAWQKVGARKAPAAPAPEAAGADA; from the coding sequence ATGAAGCCCTTCCGGGACTGGTTCCACCGCTACCTCTCCGACCCGCAGGCGGTGATCCTCGCCTTCCTGCTGGGGCTCGGCACGGTGATCATCCTCACCCTGGGGCGGATGCTGGCCCCGGTGCTGGCCAGCCTCGTCATCGCCTACCTCCTCCAGGGCCCCGTGGCGCGCATGGAGCGGCTGGGGCTGCCGCGGCTGGCCGCCGTGTCCCTGGTCTTCCTCCTCTTCATGGCCGTCCTGGTCTTCATCCTCCTCGGCCTGCTCCCCCTCCTCTCCCGCCAGGTCGGCCAGTTCCTCCACGATCTCCCCGCCATGATCGCCGGCGGGCAGCAGGCGCTGCTCCGGCTGCCCGAGCGTTACCCGGACTTCGTCACCGAGGCCCAGCTCACCCAGCTCATGGCCACCCTGCGCGCCGAGGTCATGGGGATCGGCCAGCATCTGCTCTCCCTCTCCCTGGCCTCGGTGCTGGGTCTCCTCACCCTCCTGGTCTACCTGGTCCTCATGCCGCTGCTGGTCTTCTTCTTCCTCAAGGACAAGGAGCGGATCCTGGCCTGGGTCACCGAGCTCCTGCCGGAGGAACGGGGGCTGGCCGCCGAGGTCTGGGCGGAAATGGACCGGCAGCTCGGCAACTACATCCGCGGCAAGGTCTGGGAGATCCTCATCGTCTGGACCGCCAGCACCGCCACCTTCGCCTGGCTGGGCCTCAAGTTCAGCATGCTGCTCGGCCTCTTCGTGGGGCTCTCGGTGCTGATCCCCTACGTGGGGGCCACGGTGATGACCTTCCCGGTGGCCCTCATCGCCTACTCCCAGTGGGGGTGGAGCGCCGACTTCGCCTGGACGGTGGCGGCCTACCTGGTGATCCAGGTCCTCGACGGCAACCTCCTGGTCCCGCTGCTGCTCTCCGAGGTGGTGAACCTCCACCCCGTGGCCATCATCGTGGCCATCCTGGTCTTCGGCGGGCTCTGGGGGCTCTGGGGGGTCTTCTTCGCCATCCCCCTGGCCACCCTGGTGCACTCGGTGATCCGGGCCTGGCAGAAGGTGGGGGCGCGGAAGGCGCCGGCCGCCCCGGCGCCCGAGGCGGCCGGGGCCGACGCCTGA
- a CDS encoding TIGR00730 family Rossman fold protein — protein sequence MSDSPRIPPKGFPSAEEDARAAAMGPRTPQTLSPSYRLAYMDPDFLQREELRPVRLQLELLKPELVQHEHGIEHTVVIFGSTRIPEAAEARRLAAAAEAAAEANPDDPELVRRAAVARRILQKSRYYDEARRLSALIARECRRKTGCDLVVITGGGPGIMEAANRGAAEEGAKTAGFNIVLPFEQQPNAYVTPELSFQFHYFAIRKMHFLLRARALVVFPGGFGTLDELFETLTLVQTGKVRQVPILLFGREFWERVVDFEGLCDEGTISPGDLDLFEYVETAEEAWARIQDFYRENGGLDPAPRC from the coding sequence ATGAGCGATTCTCCCCGGATCCCGCCGAAGGGGTTTCCATCCGCCGAGGAAGACGCCCGGGCCGCGGCCATGGGGCCGCGGACACCGCAGACCCTCTCCCCCTCCTACCGGCTGGCCTACATGGACCCGGACTTCCTCCAGCGGGAGGAACTCCGCCCGGTGCGGCTCCAGCTTGAGCTCCTGAAGCCGGAGCTCGTCCAGCACGAGCACGGCATCGAGCACACGGTGGTGATCTTCGGGAGCACCCGGATTCCCGAGGCCGCCGAAGCGCGGCGGCTGGCCGCCGCCGCGGAGGCCGCGGCGGAGGCGAACCCCGACGACCCGGAACTCGTCCGCCGGGCGGCGGTGGCGCGCCGGATCCTCCAGAAGTCCCGTTACTACGACGAGGCCCGGCGCCTTTCGGCCCTGATCGCCCGGGAGTGCCGCCGGAAGACCGGCTGCGACCTGGTGGTCATCACGGGCGGCGGCCCCGGCATCATGGAGGCCGCCAACCGGGGGGCGGCCGAGGAAGGCGCCAAGACCGCGGGGTTCAACATCGTCCTCCCCTTCGAGCAGCAGCCCAACGCCTACGTCACCCCCGAGCTCAGCTTCCAGTTCCACTACTTCGCCATCCGGAAGATGCACTTCCTGCTCCGGGCCCGGGCCCTGGTGGTCTTCCCCGGGGGCTTCGGGACCCTGGACGAGCTCTTCGAGACCCTGACGCTCGTCCAGACGGGCAAGGTCCGGCAGGTGCCGATCCTGCTCTTCGGGCGCGAATTCTGGGAGCGGGTGGTGGACTTCGAGGGCCTCTGCGACGAAGGGACCATCTCGCCGGGGGACCTCGACCTCTTCGAGTACGTGGAGACGGCCGAGGAGGCCTGGGCCCGCATCCAGGACTTCTACCGGGAAAACGGGGGATTGGACCCGGCCCCGCGCTGCTAG
- the alaS gene encoding alanine--tRNA ligase produces the protein MKALAASEIRRRFLDFFAQRGHEIVPSSSLVPADDPSLLFTNAGMVQFKRVFLGEESRSYTRAASSQKCVRAGGKHNDLDNVGYTARHHTFFEMLGNFSFGDYFKREAIAFAWEFLTAHLELPRERLWVTVFQDDDEAAALWREVAGVPADRIVRLGEKDNFWAMGDTGPCGPCSEILIDQGPGVGCGRPECRAGCDCDRYLELWNLVFMQFFRDEAGELHPLPRPSIDTGMGLERIAAVCQGKTTNFDSDLFAGLIARISGLSGRAYGAEPRDDVAMRVIADHARAGAFLVADGVLPSNEGRGYVLRRILRRAVRYGRVLGLEAPFLSEVTATVVDEMGEVYPELRAAGTFLDQVIRHEEARFAETLEFGLRLLDEEIDRLRRQGARIVPGDFIFRLYDTYGFPVDIVQDVCREEGLELDRSGFEAAMEAQRERSRRFQKSVVTRELPPIYRELLERGEGTAFVGYETLRHRARLSALVGADGAAVAAAEAGWEGELVAAETPFYGESGGQVGDRGWIRGPGGAAEVLDTRRRGDLVVHVVRVTEGRLATGEEVALEVLEARRLDTARNHTATHLLHAALRRVLGEHVKQAGSLVTPERLRFDFTHFAAVTPEELRRVEDLVNEQVRRDAEVETRVLAYREAVAEGAMALFGEKYGERVRVVSVPGWSRELCGGTHLRRTGEVGLFKILQEGSVASGVRRIEAVTGRAAVDRVHALEDLLSAAADRLRCAPREVPDRVERLAARVRELEKALEEGRGAAAAESVDDLLARAQDVNGARVLAARVRVPGAKALRDLGDRLRDRLGSGVVLLGAEAGGKALLLAMVTPDLTGRVRAGDLVKAAAGPVGGGGGGRPDMAQAGGPRPERLDEALAAGRHAVEAALGRG, from the coding sequence ATGAAGGCCCTTGCCGCATCCGAGATCCGGCGCCGTTTCCTGGACTTTTTCGCCCAGCGGGGCCACGAGATCGTCCCCAGCTCGTCCCTGGTGCCGGCGGACGACCCCTCCCTGCTCTTCACCAACGCCGGGATGGTTCAGTTCAAGCGGGTCTTCCTGGGCGAGGAGAGCCGTTCCTACACCCGCGCCGCCTCCAGCCAGAAGTGCGTCCGGGCCGGCGGCAAGCACAACGACCTCGACAACGTGGGCTACACCGCCCGGCACCACACCTTCTTCGAGATGCTGGGCAACTTCTCCTTCGGCGACTACTTCAAGCGGGAGGCCATCGCCTTCGCCTGGGAGTTCCTCACCGCCCACCTCGAGCTGCCGCGGGAACGGCTCTGGGTCACGGTCTTCCAGGACGACGACGAGGCCGCCGCCCTCTGGCGGGAGGTGGCCGGGGTCCCCGCCGACCGCATCGTCCGGCTCGGCGAGAAGGACAACTTCTGGGCCATGGGGGATACCGGCCCTTGCGGGCCCTGCTCCGAGATCCTCATCGACCAGGGGCCGGGGGTGGGGTGCGGCCGCCCGGAGTGCCGGGCCGGGTGCGACTGCGACCGCTACCTCGAGCTCTGGAACCTGGTCTTCATGCAGTTCTTCCGCGACGAGGCGGGCGAGCTCCACCCGTTGCCCCGCCCCAGCATCGACACGGGCATGGGGCTCGAACGCATCGCGGCGGTCTGCCAGGGGAAGACCACGAACTTCGACAGCGACCTCTTCGCCGGGCTCATCGCGCGGATCTCGGGCCTCTCGGGCCGGGCCTACGGGGCCGAGCCCCGCGACGACGTGGCCATGCGGGTCATCGCCGACCACGCGAGGGCCGGCGCCTTCCTGGTGGCCGACGGGGTGTTGCCGTCCAACGAGGGGCGCGGCTACGTGCTCCGCCGGATCCTGCGCCGGGCGGTCCGCTACGGGCGCGTCCTGGGGCTCGAGGCGCCCTTCCTCTCCGAGGTCACGGCCACGGTGGTGGACGAGATGGGGGAGGTCTACCCCGAGCTCCGGGCCGCCGGTACCTTCCTCGACCAGGTGATCCGGCACGAGGAGGCCAGGTTCGCCGAGACCCTCGAGTTCGGCCTCCGGCTGCTCGACGAGGAGATCGACCGGCTGCGGCGGCAGGGGGCCCGGATCGTCCCCGGTGATTTCATCTTCCGGCTCTACGACACCTACGGCTTCCCGGTGGACATCGTCCAGGACGTCTGCCGGGAAGAGGGTCTCGAACTCGACCGGTCGGGGTTCGAGGCCGCCATGGAGGCGCAGCGGGAGCGCTCCCGGCGCTTCCAGAAGTCGGTGGTCACCCGGGAGCTGCCGCCGATCTACCGGGAGCTGCTGGAGCGGGGCGAAGGGACGGCCTTCGTGGGCTACGAGACCCTGCGGCACCGGGCCCGCCTCTCGGCCCTGGTGGGGGCGGACGGCGCGGCGGTGGCGGCCGCGGAGGCCGGCTGGGAAGGGGAGCTGGTGGCGGCCGAGACCCCCTTCTACGGGGAGTCCGGCGGCCAGGTGGGGGACCGGGGGTGGATCCGTGGGCCCGGCGGCGCCGCCGAGGTCCTGGACACCCGGCGCCGCGGTGACCTCGTCGTCCACGTCGTCCGGGTCACCGAGGGCCGGCTGGCGACCGGGGAGGAGGTGGCGCTCGAGGTCTTGGAGGCCCGGCGCCTCGACACCGCCCGGAACCACACGGCCACCCACCTCCTTCACGCCGCGCTTCGCCGGGTGCTCGGGGAACACGTCAAGCAGGCGGGTTCCCTGGTGACCCCGGAGCGGCTCCGCTTCGACTTCACCCACTTCGCCGCGGTGACTCCGGAGGAGCTGCGGCGGGTGGAAGACCTGGTCAACGAGCAGGTCCGCCGCGACGCCGAGGTGGAGACCCGCGTCCTCGCCTACCGCGAGGCGGTGGCCGAGGGGGCCATGGCGCTCTTCGGCGAGAAGTACGGCGAGCGGGTCCGCGTGGTGTCCGTCCCGGGCTGGAGCCGGGAACTGTGCGGCGGGACGCATCTGCGGCGGACGGGCGAGGTCGGCCTCTTCAAGATCCTCCAGGAGGGCAGCGTGGCCTCCGGGGTCCGCCGGATCGAGGCGGTGACGGGCCGGGCGGCCGTGGATCGGGTCCATGCCCTGGAAGACCTCCTTTCCGCGGCGGCGGACCGGCTCCGGTGCGCCCCCCGGGAGGTGCCCGACCGGGTGGAGCGGCTGGCCGCCCGGGTCCGGGAACTCGAGAAGGCCCTCGAGGAGGGGCGGGGCGCGGCCGCCGCCGAGTCGGTGGACGACCTCCTCGCCCGGGCCCAGGACGTGAACGGGGCGCGGGTGCTGGCCGCCCGGGTCCGGGTGCCCGGGGCCAAGGCCCTCCGGGACCTCGGGGACCGGCTCCGGGACCGCCTGGGGTCCGGAGTGGTCCTCCTCGGCGCCGAGGCCGGGGGCAAGGCCCTGCTGCTGGCCATGGTGACCCCGGATCTCACGGGCCGGGTCCGGGCCGGCGACCTGGTGAAGGCCGCGGCCGGCCCCGTGGGGGGCGGGGGCGGCGGCCGGCCCGACATGGCCCAGGCGGGCGGCCCCCGGCCGGAGCGGCTGGACGAGGCCCTGGCCGCCGGCCGCCATGCGGTGGAGGCGGCCCTTGGCCGGGGGTGA
- the recA gene encoding recombinase RecA, whose amino-acid sequence METDKRRAVDIALSQIEKQFGKGSVMRLGDRQVEDVPAISTGSLAVDIATGVGGVPRGRIVEIYGPESSGKTTLALHMIAEAQKAGGMAAFVDAEHALDATYAQKLGVNTDDLIVSQPDYGEQALEIVDALVRSGALDIIVVDSVAALVPKAEIEGEMGDAHVGLQARLMSQALRKLTANISRTRTALVFINQIRMKIGVMFGNPETTTGGNALKFYSTMRMDIRRIAAIKEGSDVVGNRTRVKVVKNKIAPPFREAEFDIYYGEGISRESALVELATAVDIVEKSGAWYSYGGERLGQGRENVRQFLKEHPEVAGEIEARVREAYGLKPKAAAAEGEAAPAAEAS is encoded by the coding sequence TTGGAAACCGACAAGCGGCGGGCGGTGGACATCGCCCTCTCCCAAATCGAGAAGCAGTTCGGGAAGGGTTCCGTCATGCGCCTGGGCGACCGGCAGGTGGAGGACGTCCCCGCCATCTCCACGGGCTCCCTCGCCGTGGACATCGCCACCGGGGTGGGGGGGGTCCCCCGGGGCCGCATCGTGGAGATCTACGGGCCGGAGTCCTCCGGCAAGACCACCCTGGCCCTCCACATGATCGCCGAGGCCCAGAAGGCCGGGGGCATGGCGGCCTTCGTGGACGCCGAGCACGCCCTGGACGCCACCTACGCCCAGAAGCTCGGGGTCAACACCGACGACCTCATCGTCTCGCAGCCCGACTACGGGGAGCAGGCCCTCGAGATCGTCGACGCCCTGGTCCGGAGCGGGGCCCTGGACATCATCGTGGTGGACTCCGTGGCCGCCCTGGTGCCCAAGGCGGAGATCGAGGGCGAGATGGGCGACGCCCACGTGGGGCTCCAGGCCCGGCTCATGTCCCAGGCGCTGCGGAAGCTGACGGCCAACATCAGCCGCACCCGGACCGCCCTGGTCTTCATCAACCAGATCCGGATGAAGATCGGGGTCATGTTCGGCAACCCCGAGACCACCACCGGCGGCAACGCCCTCAAGTTCTACAGCACCATGCGCATGGACATCCGCCGGATCGCCGCCATCAAGGAGGGCTCCGACGTGGTGGGCAACCGCACGCGGGTCAAGGTGGTCAAGAACAAGATCGCCCCGCCCTTCCGCGAGGCCGAGTTCGACATCTACTACGGCGAGGGGATCTCCCGGGAGAGCGCCCTGGTGGAGCTGGCCACCGCCGTGGACATCGTGGAGAAGAGCGGCGCCTGGTACAGCTACGGCGGCGAGCGGCTGGGCCAGGGGCGGGAGAACGTCCGCCAGTTCCTGAAGGAGCACCCGGAGGTGGCCGGCGAGATCGAGGCGCGGGTCCGCGAGGCCTACGGACTCAAGCCCAAGGCGGCGGCCGCCGAGGGCGAGGCCGCCCCGGCCGCGGAGGCCTCCTGA
- a CDS encoding DUF3592 domain-containing protein — protein MTGRRLFTLFFLGLGFWCLAVGASKALEGLAARSWPTAPGRVVISELRQLPTPKRPGVSRLCLRLEYWYEVGGKGYRGTRLNTGWPCFGSRSYLERARRRHPSGARVRVRYNPDDPARSLLEPGVEWSALFLMGVGLCLVSASWPLFRRRGRGRRLTGATT, from the coding sequence GTGACCGGGCGCCGGCTCTTCACCCTCTTCTTCCTGGGGCTGGGGTTCTGGTGCCTCGCGGTGGGGGCCTCGAAGGCCCTGGAGGGGCTCGCCGCGCGCAGCTGGCCCACGGCGCCCGGCCGTGTGGTGATCTCGGAGCTCCGGCAACTGCCGACGCCGAAACGCCCCGGGGTCTCGCGGCTCTGCCTCCGGCTGGAATACTGGTACGAGGTGGGGGGAAAGGGCTACCGGGGCACCCGCTTGAACACGGGCTGGCCTTGTTTCGGCTCCAGGTCCTACCTCGAGCGGGCCCGACGGCGCCACCCTTCCGGCGCCCGGGTCCGGGTCCGCTACAACCCCGACGACCCGGCCCGCTCCCTCCTGGAGCCCGGGGTGGAGTGGTCGGCCCTCTTCCTGATGGGGGTGGGCCTGTGCCTCGTCTCGGCCAGCTGGCCCCTCTTCCGCCGCCGGGGCCGGGGCCGCCGGCTCACCGGCGCGACCACTTGA
- a CDS encoding PilZ domain-containing protein, which translates to MSEAPSLDKRRAERVKVQLELSFADGRRFCTGELRDISSTGAGVEALEGCPRGTRLTLVLPLRPPVKLQGEIQWVVQDGLHYRMGIRFLGIGPAEEREIKRLVEDLKWSRR; encoded by the coding sequence ATGTCGGAAGCCCCGTCCCTTGACAAGCGCCGGGCGGAACGGGTGAAGGTCCAGTTGGAGCTCAGCTTCGCCGACGGCCGCCGGTTCTGCACGGGAGAACTCCGGGACATCAGCTCCACGGGGGCCGGGGTCGAGGCCCTGGAAGGCTGCCCCCGGGGGACCCGGCTCACCCTCGTCCTGCCCCTCAGGCCGCCGGTGAAGCTCCAGGGCGAGATCCAGTGGGTGGTGCAGGACGGCCTGCACTACCGGATGGGGATCCGATTCCTCGGCATCGGGCCCGCAGAGGAGCGGGAGATCAAGCGCCTGGTGGAAGACCTCAAGTGGTCGCGCCGGTGA
- the argS gene encoding arginine--tRNA ligase — protein MRQRTLHAIQSALREGARRGLWPDADPPGLQVTPPRHEAHGDYATNAALVLASAARRPPREIAADLARLLGGVSLFEKVEVAGPGFVNLFIAPSVWRENLREICRAGEAYGRTDAGGGRRVQVEFVSANPTGPLHVGHGRGAAVGDSLARILAAAGFRVEREYYINDVGNQMRTLGASVYYRYLELHGRPVDFPEDHYRGDYIREIAREMADRAGDRYLDTPLEACIDDFTALAVERISTGIRKDLEDFGVAFENWFSERTLHDSGLVTGTLELLEEKGHVYERDGALWFRSSAFGDEKDRVVRRANGILTYFAADIAYHRHKLERGYDLLVDIWGADHHGYVPRVKAAVEALGHPPEKVQVLLVQLVNLLEGGRPKAMSTRAGEFVTLREVLDDVGRDAARFIFLTRRSDSHLDFDLELARRRNQDNPVYYVQYAHARLSSVFHNAGERGIPVPGPDEADVHRLTAPEEAALLKLLDAFPRVVADSALALEPHRVTYYLTDLAGAVHNYYARHRFLDDDPALARARLLLAQALRQVLKKGLELLGVTAPETM, from the coding sequence ATGCGACAGCGAACCCTCCATGCCATCCAGTCCGCCCTCCGGGAGGGTGCCCGCCGGGGACTCTGGCCCGACGCGGACCCGCCGGGTCTCCAGGTCACCCCGCCGCGGCACGAGGCCCACGGCGACTACGCCACCAACGCGGCCCTGGTGCTGGCCTCCGCCGCCCGGCGGCCGCCGCGGGAGATCGCCGCCGACCTGGCCCGCCTCCTGGGCGGCGTCTCCCTCTTCGAGAAGGTGGAAGTAGCCGGTCCCGGCTTCGTCAACCTCTTCATCGCACCCTCGGTCTGGCGGGAGAACCTCCGGGAGATCTGCCGCGCCGGCGAGGCCTACGGCCGGACGGACGCAGGCGGCGGGCGGCGGGTCCAGGTGGAGTTCGTCAGCGCCAACCCCACGGGGCCCCTCCACGTGGGGCACGGCCGGGGGGCCGCCGTGGGCGACTCCCTGGCCCGGATCCTCGCCGCGGCGGGCTTCCGGGTGGAACGGGAGTACTACATCAACGACGTCGGCAACCAGATGCGCACCCTGGGGGCCTCGGTCTACTACCGGTACCTCGAACTCCACGGCCGCCCGGTGGACTTCCCCGAGGACCACTACCGGGGCGACTACATCCGTGAGATCGCCCGGGAGATGGCCGATCGCGCGGGCGACCGCTACCTCGACACGCCCCTGGAGGCGTGCATCGACGACTTCACGGCCCTGGCGGTGGAGCGCATCTCCACCGGCATCCGGAAGGACCTCGAGGACTTCGGCGTCGCCTTCGAGAACTGGTTCAGCGAGCGGACGCTCCACGACTCCGGCCTGGTGACCGGCACCCTGGAACTCCTGGAGGAAAAGGGCCACGTGTACGAGCGGGACGGCGCCCTCTGGTTCCGGTCCTCCGCCTTCGGCGACGAAAAGGACCGGGTGGTCCGCCGCGCCAACGGCATCCTCACCTACTTCGCCGCCGACATCGCCTACCACAGGCACAAGCTGGAGCGGGGCTACGACCTCCTGGTGGACATCTGGGGCGCCGACCACCACGGTTACGTCCCCCGGGTGAAGGCGGCGGTGGAGGCCCTCGGCCACCCCCCGGAGAAGGTCCAGGTCCTCCTGGTCCAGCTGGTGAACCTCCTGGAGGGCGGCCGGCCCAAGGCCATGTCCACCCGGGCCGGCGAGTTCGTGACCCTCCGCGAGGTCCTGGACGACGTGGGCCGCGACGCCGCCCGCTTCATCTTCCTCACCCGGCGCTCGGACAGCCACCTGGACTTCGACCTGGAGCTGGCCCGAAGGCGCAACCAGGACAACCCCGTCTACTACGTCCAGTATGCCCACGCCCGCCTCTCGAGCGTCTTCCACAACGCCGGCGAACGGGGCATCCCGGTGCCCGGCCCGGACGAGGCGGACGTCCACCGGCTCACCGCTCCGGAGGAGGCGGCGCTCCTCAAGCTCCTCGACGCCTTTCCCCGGGTGGTGGCCGACAGCGCCCTGGCCCTGGAACCCCACCGTGTTACGTACTACCTTACGGACCTGGCCGGCGCCGTCCACAACTACTACGCCCGGCACCGGTTCCTCGACGACGACCCGGCGCTGGCCCGGGCCCGCCTCCTCCTGGCCCAGGCGCTGCGGCAGGTGCTGAAGAAGGGGCTCGAGCTCCTGGGGGTCACCGCCCCCGAAACGATGTAG
- a CDS encoding SPOR domain-containing protein, which yields MAKREGKKFHIETGWFGLVTLGVLALCLLLWMFILGLYLGQKLVGRSPAETLLAPAAGAPAAPGQEGAGAEPGAAPGSELPANATLEPVPPAPPPAETAEPVPPPAPQAEAPGQWLNPPEAPAPGETTASEGEAPAPKTFFTVQIASFPEKDLADKEAARWREKGYRVLVREVFLGPKKGTWYRVYMGRFQTVDEAKRFAEKLAKEKGLKSYIVPLRQ from the coding sequence ATGGCCAAGCGCGAAGGCAAGAAGTTCCACATCGAGACCGGCTGGTTCGGGCTCGTCACCCTCGGGGTGCTGGCCCTCTGCCTCCTGCTCTGGATGTTCATCCTCGGGCTCTACCTGGGCCAGAAGCTGGTGGGCCGGAGCCCCGCCGAGACCCTCCTGGCGCCCGCCGCCGGGGCCCCGGCGGCCCCCGGCCAGGAAGGCGCCGGCGCGGAGCCCGGCGCCGCCCCCGGATCAGAGCTTCCCGCCAACGCCACCCTCGAACCCGTCCCCCCCGCCCCGCCGCCCGCCGAAACCGCCGAACCCGTGCCACCGCCCGCTCCCCAGGCAGAGGCCCCCGGCCAGTGGCTGAACCCTCCGGAGGCTCCCGCCCCCGGAGAAACCACTGCCTCGGAGGGCGAGGCGCCGGCGCCCAAGACCTTCTTCACCGTCCAGATCGCCTCCTTCCCGGAAAAGGACCTGGCCGACAAAGAGGCCGCCCGGTGGCGCGAGAAGGGGTACCGCGTCCTGGTGCGGGAGGTCTTCCTCGGCCCGAAGAAGGGCACCTGGTACCGGGTCTACATGGGGCGCTTCCAGACCGTGGACGAGGCGAAGCGGTTCGCCGAGAAGCTCGCCAAGGAGAAGGGGCTCAAGTCCTACATCGTCCCCCTCCGGCAGTGA
- a CDS encoding N-acetyltransferase — protein MIRKAKIGDVRAIHGLLSAFGDRNLLLPRSLSELYDHLRDFTVYEDEAGAVGGVAALHICWEDLAEIRSLAVREDLQHHGVGRRLVEHCLSEAVTLGIYRVFTLTNRPEFFKKLGFGPVDKATLPHKVWADCVKCARFPDCDEVALLLEL, from the coding sequence ATGATCCGAAAGGCCAAGATAGGCGACGTCCGGGCCATCCACGGGCTCCTTTCGGCCTTCGGAGACCGCAACCTCCTGCTGCCGCGGTCGCTGAGCGAGCTCTATGACCACCTGCGGGACTTCACCGTCTACGAGGACGAGGCGGGGGCCGTCGGCGGAGTGGCGGCCCTCCACATCTGCTGGGAGGATCTCGCGGAGATCCGCTCCCTCGCCGTGCGGGAAGACCTCCAGCACCATGGGGTGGGGCGCCGCCTCGTGGAACACTGCCTCTCCGAGGCGGTGACCCTGGGGATCTACCGGGTCTTCACCCTGACCAACCGGCCTGAATTCTTTAAAAAGCTCGGCTTCGGCCCGGTGGACAAGGCCACCCTGCCCCACAAGGTCTGGGCCGACTGCGTCAAGTGCGCCCGGTTCCCGGACTGCGACGAAGTCGCCCTCCTCCTGGAACTCTGA